One window of Thiomicrorhabdus lithotrophica genomic DNA carries:
- a CDS encoding tetratricopeptide repeat protein → MSVLLDALKKAAEDKKKADNLVADTDADQDSRSSESFSGSQDNSNLDFKLAVPDEDNSSIESSEANANENGNALIANDEIKVSPKEELPSFSLNTSEETVSDVDVNSELDFQIKLQPEDTLNTQNESETSNNDLESLINSLDIEDNVTVDKVGLEPFEVSSTNVLSGLSAEQKTQSGLESANPKTTIKSEETNTTDDFNWSMDDLPGYENSSQSNDDTSQKAKSLSQNPILINGENTPPKIKKKYATSTRIIVSLVVVLLFIGIGFYGMLYYQEQNEDLEFSMRKYNLSKMQFTQPKSDHEVNTVLQESIEDNSALNIVTDKVMSIGSTIKDAVTTQLNDDSDKPQTLQDSSSQVAKLTNTEDALSSQLPAKNLSNSSIQRPKKIQNKAIRDTKYNSSKKPTEKLANTPLYSTDAMVSISTARSSLSKAYSAYESGDFQQANQMFTDALEKEPRNINALLGLGGIAVAQSDNYSALNYYQKVLDVEPNNIYAFESIANLSGKMLLNKSWENELFEMSQKYPSSAVLQYAKGNVFAKESDWLAAQESYFNAYALDSVNPDYMVNLAISYDHLGKYELAAQYYTQALGFAPGSNVSFDKKQVRDRLVSLRQFISQGH, encoded by the coding sequence GTGAGTGTATTGCTTGATGCTTTAAAGAAAGCTGCAGAAGATAAAAAGAAAGCTGATAACTTGGTTGCAGATACAGATGCAGATCAAGATAGTAGATCTTCTGAGTCTTTTTCCGGTTCTCAAGATAACTCTAATTTGGATTTTAAATTAGCTGTTCCTGACGAGGATAATTCAAGTATTGAATCTTCGGAAGCCAATGCTAATGAAAATGGTAATGCATTAATAGCTAATGATGAAATCAAGGTTTCACCTAAAGAAGAATTACCTTCATTTAGTCTAAATACATCAGAAGAAACAGTGTCTGATGTGGATGTTAATTCGGAATTAGATTTCCAAATTAAACTCCAACCTGAAGATACTCTAAACACACAAAATGAATCTGAAACTTCAAACAACGATTTAGAATCATTAATTAATTCTTTAGATATAGAAGATAATGTAACTGTTGATAAAGTTGGCTTAGAGCCTTTTGAAGTTTCCAGTACTAATGTGTTGTCCGGATTGTCTGCAGAACAGAAGACTCAGAGTGGTCTAGAGTCTGCTAATCCAAAAACAACTATAAAAAGTGAAGAAACCAACACAACTGATGATTTTAACTGGAGTATGGATGATCTTCCAGGTTATGAAAATTCAAGTCAGAGTAATGATGACACGTCGCAGAAAGCTAAAAGCTTGTCCCAAAACCCAATTTTAATTAATGGGGAAAATACACCTCCTAAAATAAAGAAAAAGTACGCTACCTCTACTAGAATTATTGTTAGCTTAGTCGTTGTATTGCTTTTTATTGGAATAGGCTTTTATGGAATGCTTTACTATCAAGAGCAGAATGAAGACCTTGAGTTTAGTATGAGAAAATATAATCTTTCTAAGATGCAATTTACACAACCTAAATCTGACCACGAAGTAAATACAGTCCTGCAGGAATCAATTGAAGACAATTCAGCACTTAATATAGTTACTGATAAGGTTATGTCTATAGGATCAACAATCAAGGATGCTGTAACAACTCAACTAAATGATGATTCTGATAAGCCACAAACTTTACAAGATTCTTCAAGTCAAGTTGCAAAATTAACGAATACTGAAGATGCTCTATCGAGTCAATTACCAGCTAAAAATCTTAGTAACAGCAGTATTCAAAGACCTAAAAAAATCCAAAATAAAGCTATTCGTGATACTAAATACAATAGCTCTAAGAAACCTACAGAAAAATTAGCGAATACACCTTTATATAGTACCGATGCTATGGTTAGCATCAGTACTGCCAGGTCATCTCTTTCAAAAGCCTATTCTGCATACGAATCAGGTGATTTTCAACAAGCTAATCAAATGTTTACTGATGCTCTTGAAAAGGAACCACGTAACATTAATGCATTGTTAGGTTTAGGTGGGATTGCTGTAGCTCAAAGTGATAATTATTCTGCTTTGAATTATTATCAAAAGGTATTAGATGTAGAACCAAATAACATTTATGCATTCGAATCCATAGCTAACCTATCGGGCAAAATGCTTCTTAATAAGTCTTGGGAAAATGAACTTTTCGAGATGTCGCAAAAATACCCAAGTTCAGCAGTTCTTCAATATGCAAAAGGTAATGTGTTTGCTAAGGAAAGTGACTGGTTAGCCGCTCAAGAAAGCTATTTCAACGCTTATGCGTTAGATTCAGTAAACCCTGATTATATGGTTAACTTAGCTATTAGTTATGATCATTTGGGAAAATATGAGTTAGCGGCTCAATATTACACTCAAGCATTAGGTTTTGCTCCGGGCTCTAATGTCAGTTTTGATAAAAAACAAGTTAGAGATAGATTGGTTTCATTGCGTCAATTTATTTCTCAGGGTCATTAA